One region of Drosophila kikkawai strain 14028-0561.14 chromosome 2R, DkikHiC1v2, whole genome shotgun sequence genomic DNA includes:
- the LOC108085202 gene encoding ficolin-1: MFSKRQKYNYKRNESLNNMKFSVWRIFQAKCIFYLSIFSSVKSLNVLQQLEAIYEQSEGLLSSLKQELQLLEAVEPYPTSCLSSEIKENGLYTLKVPELPPFSVYCENQIAGLGWLVIQRRFSGNLSFFRNWEEYKNGFGDLRGEYFLGLEKIRALTALEPHELYVHLEDFDGEKKHAKFDEFAIGSEEDDFALNALGKYTGTAGDSLRSHRKMKFSTYDRDNDREFNRNCAFYYLGGWWYNACLDSNLNGQYMPGGKYEEALFARGMCWRSWRGHNYGYKITQMMIRPKCRNLPS, encoded by the exons ATGTttagcaaaaggcaaaaatatAACTACAAGCGAAACGAATCTCTAAACAACATGAAGTTCTCTGTGTGGAGAATATTCCAAGCGAaatgcatattttatttatcaattttcTCTTCAGTGAAG TCGCTGAATGTGTTACAACAATTGGAGGCTATTTACGAGCAGTCAGAGGGTTTACTAAGCAG TTTAAAGCAGGAACTCCAGTTATTAGAAGCTGTTGAGCCTTATCCCACCTCCTGCCTGAGTTCTGAAATCAAAGAGAATGGCTTGTACACCCTTAAAGTGCCAGAACTGCCTCCCTTTTCCGTTTACTGTGAAAATCAAATAGCTGGTCTTGGCTGGCTTGTGATCCAGCGCAGGTTTAGTGGTAATCTCAGTTTCTTTAGAAACTGGGAAGAGTACAAAAATGGTTTTGGGGATCTCAGGGGAGAGTATTTCCTAGGTCTCGAGAAGATACGCGCCTTAACGGCTCTGGAACCACACGAACTGTACGTTCATCTGGAAGATTTCGATGGTGAGAAAAAGCATGCCAAGTTCGATGAGTTTGCCATAGGCAGCGAGGAGGATGACTTTGCCTTGAATGCCTTGGGCAAGTACACAGGAACTGCAGGAGATTCCCTGAGATCCCATCGCAAAATGAAGTTCTCCACATATGATAGGGATAATGATCGCGAGTTTAATAGAAACTGTGCGTTTTACTACCTCGGAGGCTGGTGGTATAATGCCTGCTTGGATAG CAACCTCAATGGTCAGTATATGCCAGGTGGCAAGTACGAGGAGGCGCTCTTCGCCCGCGGCATGTGCTGGCGTTCTTGGCGTGGCCACAACTACGGGTATAAGATCACCCAGATGATGATACGACCCAAGTGCCGAAACCTACCCTCGTGA
- the LOC108085203 gene encoding microfibril-associated glycoprotein 4, producing the protein MKLFIIGVVLLGVFSNGQSHNLQMVYDKADGLMTSLKTQLEELKQRYLEVAETPQKAVNQVLYPSSCLAAGINTNGIHTIEVPGLKPFPVYCDTRLAGSGWTVILRRRDGSENFYRSWEEYSQGFGKLSGEFFLGLEKLHFLTTAEPYELYVHIQDFYDDSRDARYDNFVIGNASSSYTLETLGKYSGDAGDSLAYHKGKPFSTFDHDVLGHGCARRYVGAWWYDQCQRSNLNGQYLDGGRFEAKLSGRGITWMSWRGYDYGYKFAQMMIRPKCFNNLQRQRQSN; encoded by the exons ATGAAGCTGTTTATTATAGGTGTTGTTTTATTAGGTGTATTTTCTAATGGCCAATCCCATAATTTACAAATGGTTTACGATAAAGCTGATGGCTTGATGACCAG TTTGAAAACGCAGCTGGAAGAGCTGAAACAGAGATACTTGGAGGTGGCAGAGACACCACAAAAAGCAGTTAATCAAG TACTTTATCCCTCCTCCTGCCTGGCTGCTGGGATCAACACCAATGGCATTCACACCATAGAAGTGCCTGGGCTGAAGCCCTTTCCCGTTTACTGTGACACTCGCCTGGCTGGCTCTGGTTGGACTGTGATCCTGCGGCGTCGGGATGGCAGTGAGAACTTCTATCGCAGTTGGGAGGAGTACAGCCAGGGATTTGGCAAGCTGAGTGGAGAGTTCTTTCTAGGACTGGAGAAACTACACTTTCTTACAACCGCCGAACCCTACGAGTTGTATGTTCACATACAAGATTTCTATGACGATTCACGGGATGCTCGTTACGATAACTTTGTGATTGGCAATGCTTCGTCTTCATATACCCTCGAAACTCTGGGAAAATACTCAGGAGATGCTGGGGATTCCTTGGCTTATCACAAGGGAAAGCCCTTTTCCACATTCGATCATGATGTCCTGGGTCATGGCTGCGCCAGGAGATATGTGGGGGCCTGGTGGTACGATCAGTGCCAAAGAAG CAACCTGAATGGTCAGTATTTGGATGGCGGAAGGTTCGAGGCCAAGCTCTCGGGCAGAGGCATCACCTGGATGAGCTGGCGAGGCTATGATTATGGCTACAAGTTTGCACAAATGATGATCAGGCCCAAGTGTTTCAACAATCTACAAAGGCAGCGTCAATCTAATTGA